A stretch of the Haloarcula ordinaria genome encodes the following:
- the btuC gene encoding vitamin B12 ABC transporter permease BtuC, with the protein MRPSGRLLTWSAGLFTLLSAVVTVSAGIGPVWIPPATVGKVLLNALVVPTGVGLTGGTPQLVTESLFSYPVEDVQRQIVMQVRLPRILLGAVVGFSLAAAGTIMQGIFRNPMADPSIIGVSSGAAVGAVGFIVAPFAVPFGLGLRGAAFVGAIVAAFAVYLIATQNGETPVATLLLAGVAVQTFLGAVVSFLLLQAGESIRRALFWLMGHLKSATWFDVSTSLLLVAVPFVVLLVYTRDLNVMLLGEEDAQGLGIEVERTKRVLLAVSAVITAAGVAVAGIIGFVGLIVPHVMRLLVGPDHRILLPTAALAGASFLVATDTLARSGTAEVPVGIVTAALGAPFFLYLLRQREVHEL; encoded by the coding sequence ATGCGACCCAGCGGACGCCTGCTCACCTGGTCGGCCGGCCTCTTCACCCTGTTGAGTGCCGTCGTCACGGTGAGCGCGGGCATCGGGCCGGTGTGGATTCCGCCGGCTACCGTCGGGAAGGTGCTCCTGAACGCGCTCGTCGTCCCGACGGGCGTCGGCCTCACCGGTGGCACCCCACAGCTGGTCACGGAGTCGCTGTTCTCGTACCCCGTCGAAGACGTCCAGCGCCAGATTGTCATGCAGGTCCGGTTACCGCGCATCCTGCTCGGCGCCGTCGTCGGCTTCTCGCTGGCGGCGGCGGGCACCATCATGCAGGGCATCTTCCGGAACCCGATGGCCGACCCCTCCATCATCGGCGTCTCCTCCGGGGCGGCGGTCGGGGCCGTCGGGTTCATCGTCGCGCCCTTCGCCGTCCCGTTCGGCCTCGGACTTCGCGGCGCGGCGTTCGTCGGCGCCATCGTCGCCGCCTTCGCCGTCTACCTCATCGCGACCCAGAACGGCGAGACGCCGGTCGCGACGCTGCTGCTGGCCGGCGTGGCCGTCCAGACGTTCCTCGGGGCCGTCGTCTCCTTCCTCCTGCTCCAGGCCGGCGAGAGCATCCGCCGGGCCCTGTTCTGGCTGATGGGCCACCTCAAGAGCGCGACGTGGTTCGACGTCTCGACGAGCCTCCTGCTCGTCGCCGTTCCGTTCGTCGTCTTGCTGGTCTACACGCGGGACCTCAACGTGATGCTGCTCGGCGAGGAGGACGCACAGGGCCTGGGCATCGAAGTCGAGCGGACGAAACGCGTCCTGCTGGCCGTCTCGGCGGTCATCACGGCCGCCGGCGTCGCCGTCGCCGGCATCATCGGGTTCGTCGGCCTCATCGTCCCACACGTGATGCGGCTGCTCGTCGGCCCCGACCATCGGATTCTCCTGCCGACCGCTGCCCTCGCCGGGGCGTCGTTCCTCGTCGCCACGGACACGCTCGCACGCTCCGGCACCGCGGA
- a CDS encoding 5-formyltetrahydrofolate cyclo-ligase, whose amino-acid sequence MDKQAIRERVWDALEASGEARFPFPPHGRIPNFAGADDAGARLADTDAWRAAETVKANPDAPQLPVRRAALRADKTLYMAVPRLRDAECFYELDPERLTDLDAAPTVSHVADHARQVGPAAVDTVDLVVSGSVAVTEAGARVGKGEGYSDLEFAVLRELDLVDEQTTVATTVHERQVVGGPEGAVTTDDVPVDAHDVPMDLIVTPDRRIETATPYDRPTGVDWTALSDERIEAMPVLAERAPR is encoded by the coding sequence ATGGACAAGCAGGCGATTCGCGAACGGGTGTGGGACGCGCTGGAGGCGTCTGGCGAGGCCCGGTTCCCGTTCCCGCCCCACGGCCGCATCCCGAACTTCGCCGGGGCCGACGACGCGGGGGCCCGACTCGCCGACACCGACGCCTGGCGGGCAGCCGAGACGGTGAAGGCCAACCCGGACGCGCCGCAGCTTCCGGTCCGTCGTGCGGCGCTCCGGGCCGACAAGACCCTCTACATGGCCGTCCCCAGGCTCCGTGACGCGGAGTGCTTCTACGAACTCGACCCCGAGCGACTGACCGACCTCGATGCCGCGCCGACCGTCTCGCACGTCGCCGACCACGCCAGGCAGGTCGGGCCGGCGGCGGTCGACACGGTCGACCTCGTCGTCTCGGGATCGGTCGCGGTCACAGAGGCCGGCGCACGCGTCGGCAAAGGCGAAGGGTACAGCGACCTCGAGTTCGCCGTGCTCCGGGAACTGGACCTCGTCGACGAGCAGACGACCGTCGCGACGACAGTCCACGAGCGCCAGGTCGTCGGCGGGCCCGAAGGTGCGGTCACGACAGACGACGTGCCGGTGGACGCCCACGACGTCCCGATGGACCTGATAGTGACGCCCGACCGCCGCATCGAGACGGCGACGCCGTACGACCGTCCCACGGGCGTCGACTGGACCGCGCTCTCCGACGAGCGCATCGAGGCCATGCCGGTGTTGGCCGAGCGGGCCCCACGCTGA
- a CDS encoding ATP-binding protein produces the protein MDDAVDERVAQETEAELDGFRVLVVDADADVRSRIRTVFLESNADVTVVEGSSATAALETLESTAVDCIVSEDTLPDRSGVDLLRTVRGRWLDLPFVLFTDGGSEALASEALGAGATDYLPKAPLPEQTAELVTRVVDAVSTRTERRGVLDRMTDAFFALDEDWRFTYLNERGRDVINRAADGDRSVDELLGANIWTVVPDAVGTQFEAEYRQAMADQTPRSFEAHYEPMATWFEVRAYPSPSGLSVYLHDVTGRHEREAAMAERERVLEEMYRVVSEKETSFEQKVEHMLQVGRDVLGTDCAALSSVEGDDYIFDVVYDPDGDTEPGDVVPLESTNCERAIVTEETLVLADIATEAPDLTERGGFTEQGIACYLGTPVYVDGSVTGTFCFYDRDARTEPFSDWDVTLVELMGNWVSYERERQRREAELTRERNRLDDFASLVSHDLRNPLNLAVGRLELASEEYDGDSVHLEAIEGALERMETLIDDLLVLARSGDHVVDATRVDVGTVVTAAWEMAGSDAGRVSVDDDIATIEGDSDRLQQLFENCFRNSVEHGRPDVRVRVGPLAEHDGFYVADDGPGIPADEREQVVESGYTTSETGTGFGLSIIDEIVDAHGGEFRITESASGGVRLEVSGVAVR, from the coding sequence ATGGATGACGCCGTCGACGAGCGCGTCGCACAGGAGACCGAGGCCGAACTGGACGGCTTCCGAGTCCTGGTCGTCGATGCCGACGCGGACGTCCGGTCCCGCATCCGGACGGTGTTCCTGGAGTCGAATGCGGACGTGACCGTCGTCGAGGGCTCGTCAGCCACGGCGGCGCTCGAAACGCTCGAATCGACGGCAGTAGACTGTATCGTCAGCGAAGACACGCTCCCCGACCGCTCCGGTGTCGACCTCCTGCGGACGGTCAGGGGTCGGTGGCTTGACCTCCCGTTCGTGCTGTTCACCGACGGAGGGAGCGAAGCACTCGCCAGCGAAGCACTCGGGGCAGGCGCGACCGACTACCTCCCGAAAGCACCACTCCCGGAGCAGACGGCCGAACTCGTCACACGCGTCGTCGACGCCGTCTCGACACGGACAGAGCGCCGGGGGGTTCTCGACCGGATGACCGACGCGTTCTTCGCGCTCGACGAGGACTGGCGGTTCACCTACCTCAACGAGCGCGGCCGCGATGTTATCAACCGCGCAGCGGACGGGGACCGGTCTGTGGACGAACTGCTGGGGGCGAACATCTGGACGGTCGTCCCCGACGCCGTCGGGACACAGTTCGAAGCGGAGTACAGGCAGGCGATGGCCGACCAGACACCGCGGTCGTTCGAAGCCCACTACGAACCGATGGCGACGTGGTTCGAGGTCCGGGCCTATCCGTCGCCCTCCGGCCTCTCGGTGTACCTCCACGACGTCACCGGCCGCCACGAACGGGAGGCAGCGATGGCCGAGCGCGAGCGCGTGCTCGAGGAGATGTACCGGGTCGTCTCGGAGAAGGAGACGTCGTTCGAACAGAAGGTCGAACACATGCTCCAGGTCGGGCGGGACGTCCTCGGGACGGACTGTGCGGCGCTCTCGTCTGTCGAGGGGGACGACTACATCTTCGACGTCGTCTACGACCCGGATGGCGACACGGAACCGGGGGACGTCGTCCCACTGGAGTCGACCAACTGCGAGCGAGCTATCGTCACCGAGGAGACGCTCGTCCTGGCAGACATCGCCACGGAGGCCCCCGACCTCACCGAGCGAGGCGGGTTCACCGAGCAGGGCATCGCCTGCTATCTCGGGACGCCCGTCTACGTCGACGGGTCGGTGACCGGGACGTTCTGCTTCTACGACCGCGACGCTCGCACGGAGCCGTTCTCTGACTGGGACGTGACGCTGGTCGAACTCATGGGCAACTGGGTCAGCTACGAGCGCGAGCGCCAGCGGCGCGAGGCGGAGTTGACCCGCGAGCGAAACCGACTGGACGACTTCGCGAGCCTCGTCTCCCACGACCTGCGCAACCCGCTGAACCTCGCGGTCGGCCGCCTCGAGCTGGCCAGCGAGGAGTACGACGGCGACTCGGTGCACCTCGAAGCCATCGAGGGAGCGCTCGAACGGATGGAGACGCTCATCGACGACCTCCTCGTGCTGGCTCGCTCCGGCGACCACGTCGTCGATGCGACCCGCGTCGACGTCGGGACGGTCGTGACGGCCGCCTGGGAGATGGCCGGGAGCGACGCGGGAAGGGTGTCCGTCGACGACGATATCGCCACCATCGAGGGCGACAGCGACCGACTGCAACAGCTGTTCGAGAACTGCTTCCGGAACAGCGTCGAGCACGGGCGACCCGACGTGCGGGTCCGAGTCGGCCCGCTCGCGGAGCACGACGGGTTCTACGTCGCCGACGACGGCCCCGGCATC
- a CDS encoding PGF-CTERM-anchored ABC transporter substrate-binding protein yields MRRSATLLVGLLLVTSLVGVAPAAGASTAATSEHCSFPVTMTDATGTEVTIQERPERIVTTNPSAAQTMWEIGGRDQVVGLTQYASYLAGADSRTNVSAGFGVSVETVVGANPDLVVAPNASAGDVEALREVGLTVYHLRSSATVADVRSKTDTIGRITGNCDGATEANAWMDANVEAVRGQTADIEDRKRVLYPLGSGYVVGGATFINDLFDLAGADNVAARNLTGYPQLSDEVLLQLDPEVLVLAAGDEGFVTQEPYASTTAGETNSTVVVERRWLNQPAPRSVVFATHNLTRQLYPEQYDPDRYVSRSDVAVATETQTATRTEEVTPAPPEPTTEPTTTAGQSGPGFTSLAALVAALAASVLALRRP; encoded by the coding sequence ATGAGACGGTCCGCGACGCTACTGGTCGGATTGCTTCTCGTGACGTCGCTGGTCGGTGTCGCGCCCGCTGCAGGCGCGTCGACGGCCGCGACGAGCGAGCACTGCTCGTTCCCGGTGACGATGACCGACGCGACGGGGACCGAGGTCACTATCCAGGAACGGCCCGAGCGTATCGTCACCACGAACCCCTCGGCCGCCCAGACGATGTGGGAGATCGGTGGCCGCGACCAGGTCGTCGGGCTCACCCAGTACGCTTCGTATCTGGCGGGCGCAGACAGCCGGACCAACGTCTCTGCAGGGTTCGGCGTGAGCGTCGAGACGGTCGTCGGGGCGAACCCGGACCTCGTCGTCGCACCCAACGCGAGCGCGGGCGACGTCGAGGCGCTCCGTGAGGTCGGGCTGACGGTGTATCACCTGCGGTCCTCGGCGACTGTCGCCGACGTCCGCTCGAAGACCGATACCATCGGTCGCATCACCGGCAACTGCGACGGCGCCACGGAGGCCAACGCGTGGATGGACGCGAACGTCGAGGCGGTCCGCGGACAGACCGCCGACATCGAAGACCGGAAGCGAGTCCTCTACCCGCTCGGCAGCGGCTACGTCGTCGGGGGCGCGACGTTCATCAACGACCTGTTCGACCTCGCGGGCGCGGACAACGTCGCCGCGCGCAACCTCACGGGCTATCCGCAACTGAGCGACGAGGTCCTCCTCCAGCTCGACCCCGAGGTGCTCGTCCTGGCGGCCGGCGACGAAGGGTTCGTGACCCAGGAGCCATACGCGAGCACGACGGCCGGCGAGACGAACAGTACGGTCGTCGTCGAACGCCGGTGGCTCAACCAGCCGGCCCCCCGGAGCGTGGTGTTCGCCACGCACAACCTGACGCGTCAGCTCTACCCCGAGCAGTACGACCCGGACAGATACGTCTCGCGGTCGGACGTGGCGGTCGCCACCGAGACGCAGACGGCGACACGGACGGAAGAAGTGACGCCGGCGCCCCCCGAACCGACGACGGAGCCGACGACCACGGCCGGGCAGAGCGGGCCCGGCTTCACGTCGCTGGCTGCGCTCGTCGCGGCGCTCGCGGCCTCGGTGCTGGCACTGCGCCGGCCCTGA